The Deltaproteobacteria bacterium genome window below encodes:
- a CDS encoding cytochrome c-type biogenesis protein CcmH: MTAPAANPDADAERLLSQLSNELMSPFCPGRTIASCPSDQARKLEDRILADAKAGKSRAEIEQALVERYGAEIIGYAPQPVVLYGAAGAGLAGAVLLGWAGRRWLRGRRAAVGAISTAPTEARKPAGAVSKAERDALDDALDEIDEF; encoded by the coding sequence TTGACCGCCCCCGCCGCCAACCCCGACGCCGACGCCGAGCGCCTGCTCTCGCAGCTCAGCAACGAGCTGATGTCGCCGTTCTGCCCGGGCCGCACCATCGCCAGCTGCCCGTCGGACCAGGCCCGCAAGCTCGAGGACCGTATCCTCGCCGACGCCAAGGCCGGCAAGTCGCGCGCGGAGATCGAGCAGGCCCTGGTCGAGCGCTACGGTGCGGAGATCATCGGCTACGCGCCGCAGCCGGTGGTCCTCTACGGTGCCGCCGGGGCCGGGCTCGCCGGCGCCGTGCTGCTGGGCTGGGCCGGCCGCCGCTGGCTGCGGGGTCGCCGGGCCGCGGTCGGTGCGATCTCGACCGCGCCGACCGAGGCGCGCAAGCCCGCCGGTGCGGTGAGCAAGGCCGAGCGCGACGCGCTCGACGACGCCCTCGACGAGATCGACGAGTTCTAG
- a CDS encoding PQQ-binding-like beta-propeller repeat protein, whose amino-acid sequence MTSTAPAARTHRAGGAIRGHALVVALAGLAACTRGDEPPPLHAEGSDAARSFGVVELMRQITVPDNFILRPDEFAGVGIDDARARIYVGSREGTLLALERDRGEVVWERPMGGPVASRPVLAGEGAEQQLLVGTDNGDLFALDPADGSERWRHPTDGRIRNPALQHEGVVFVVNSRDQVFALDARTGAWRWQVERPLQTDFTVHGHAGLSFTAGGNDGDGEVGTLWACFDDGSVSAIAAASGQLLWDVTVAPKEGGNFVDCDTTPLVDREGELLFVAGQSTGVTALARSDGAERWVFPVRGVGALQLGPGGILIAVSSLEGVFALDRRGALLWRTQLDVGSLGEPAVVGDTVIITHVERGLVALDAGSGDVLDQLLTGSGMSSVPVWDPTTARMYAITNRGVLLGVRLLEP is encoded by the coding sequence ATGACCAGCACGGCGCCAGCGGCTCGGACGCATCGGGCCGGCGGTGCCATCCGCGGCCACGCGCTGGTGGTCGCGCTCGCGGGACTGGCCGCGTGCACCCGCGGCGACGAGCCGCCGCCACTGCACGCCGAGGGTTCCGACGCCGCGCGCAGCTTCGGTGTGGTCGAGCTGATGCGGCAGATCACCGTGCCCGACAACTTCATCCTGCGGCCCGACGAGTTCGCCGGCGTCGGCATCGACGATGCCCGCGCGCGCATCTACGTGGGTAGCCGCGAGGGCACGCTGCTCGCGCTGGAACGCGACCGCGGCGAGGTCGTCTGGGAGCGTCCGATGGGCGGGCCGGTGGCGTCGCGGCCGGTGCTGGCGGGCGAGGGCGCCGAGCAGCAGCTGCTGGTCGGCACCGACAACGGCGATCTGTTCGCGCTCGATCCCGCCGATGGCAGCGAGCGCTGGCGACACCCCACCGACGGCCGCATCCGCAACCCCGCGCTGCAGCACGAGGGCGTGGTGTTCGTGGTCAACTCGCGCGACCAGGTGTTCGCGCTCGACGCTCGCACCGGTGCGTGGCGCTGGCAGGTCGAGCGCCCGCTGCAGACCGACTTCACGGTGCACGGCCACGCCGGGCTCTCGTTCACCGCCGGCGGCAACGACGGCGACGGCGAGGTCGGGACGCTGTGGGCGTGTTTCGACGACGGCTCGGTCTCGGCGATCGCGGCCGCTTCGGGGCAGCTGCTGTGGGACGTCACCGTGGCACCCAAGGAGGGCGGCAACTTCGTCGACTGCGACACGACCCCGCTCGTCGATCGCGAGGGCGAGCTGTTGTTCGTCGCGGGCCAGTCGACCGGCGTGACCGCGCTGGCGCGCAGCGACGGCGCCGAGCGCTGGGTGTTCCCGGTGCGGGGCGTGGGCGCGCTGCAGCTCGGCCCCGGTGGCATCTTGATCGCGGTGTCGTCGCTGGAGGGTGTGTTCGCGCTCGATCGCCGCGGCGCGCTGCTGTGGCGCACGCAGCTCGACGTCGGCAGCCTCGGCGAGCCGGCGGTGGTCGGCGACACCGTGATCATCACGCACGTCGAGCGCGGCTTGGTCGCGCTCGATGCCGGCTCCGGCGATGTGCTCGATCAGCTGCTGACCGGCAGCGGCATGTCGAGCGTGCCGGTGTGGGATCCGACCACGGCGCGCATGTACGCGATCACCAACCGCGGCGTGCTGCTGGGCGTGCGGCTGCTCGAGCCCTGA
- a CDS encoding L,D-transpeptidase has protein sequence MTPARTRWLEIGGAFLLGGGVVAVGYELARPSTDASPADTTLARVEPEDGASEPAIPAAPQHDDDDDAPVAVPATDGAGEVDPAVAAIDPNRPPWRIADPDGHASAYPPLQVPVPPLSPDDELAFPRHGLVTSLAVIVRARPELTSPIAGLLRGGTRIRVDAERSFGGGCSQGWHKVYPRGWVCLAAGVATGSEPPQDQATVVEPALESVLPYEYWRVNADGTPFFHRLPSFGEQDQADAAGQAWIAEHGRTPMPTAPAERPEEVPAVVKEYMNAGFYVTKAGEEVKSERRFLRTTRGSYARKYQLGQKEPPKFRGRVLDGPDALPIYFVRREMPLSRREAEGSDVLVKTDTSPERLGTWPFVRKIHIGTVDYFEDADGLLLRAYAVGEAYKLRRPPGVGADEKWVHIDLSEQTLVAYEGDVPVFATMVSTGKQPGMTPVGVHRVQIKHIATSMRDQPIEEEAYSIDDVPWTQYFQGSVALHGAFWHAGFGIERSHGCVNLSPADARWLFGFTEPALPEGWHAIAPSGSAKGSAVVVTE, from the coding sequence ATGACCCCCGCGCGCACGAGATGGCTCGAGATCGGTGGTGCCTTCCTGCTCGGCGGTGGCGTGGTGGCGGTCGGCTACGAGCTCGCACGACCGAGCACCGATGCGTCGCCCGCCGACACCACGCTCGCACGTGTCGAGCCCGAGGACGGTGCGTCGGAGCCGGCGATCCCCGCGGCGCCCCAGCACGACGACGACGACGACGCGCCCGTGGCGGTGCCCGCAACCGATGGCGCCGGCGAGGTCGATCCTGCGGTCGCGGCGATCGATCCCAATCGCCCGCCGTGGCGCATCGCCGATCCCGACGGCCACGCCAGTGCCTACCCCCCGCTGCAGGTGCCGGTGCCGCCGCTGTCGCCCGACGACGAGCTCGCGTTCCCTCGCCACGGCCTGGTCACGTCGCTGGCGGTGATCGTGCGTGCGCGGCCCGAGCTCACCTCGCCGATCGCCGGCTTGCTGCGCGGCGGCACGCGGATCCGCGTCGACGCGGAGCGCAGCTTCGGCGGCGGTTGTTCGCAGGGCTGGCACAAGGTCTACCCGCGCGGGTGGGTGTGCCTCGCCGCCGGCGTCGCGACCGGCAGCGAGCCACCGCAGGATCAAGCGACGGTGGTCGAGCCGGCGCTCGAGTCGGTGCTGCCCTACGAGTACTGGCGCGTGAATGCCGACGGCACGCCGTTCTTCCACCGCCTGCCGAGCTTCGGTGAGCAGGACCAGGCCGATGCGGCCGGCCAGGCATGGATCGCCGAGCACGGTCGCACGCCGATGCCGACCGCGCCCGCCGAGCGGCCCGAGGAGGTGCCGGCGGTGGTGAAGGAGTACATGAATGCCGGCTTCTACGTGACCAAGGCCGGCGAAGAGGTGAAGAGCGAGCGCCGATTCCTGCGCACCACCCGGGGTTCGTACGCGCGCAAGTACCAGCTCGGCCAGAAGGAGCCGCCCAAGTTCCGCGGCCGGGTGCTCGACGGCCCCGACGCGCTGCCGATCTACTTCGTGCGCCGCGAGATGCCGCTGTCGCGTCGCGAGGCCGAGGGCAGCGACGTGCTCGTCAAGACCGACACCTCGCCCGAGCGCCTCGGCACGTGGCCGTTCGTCCGCAAGATCCACATCGGCACCGTGGACTACTTCGAGGACGCCGACGGGCTGTTGCTGCGGGCGTACGCCGTCGGCGAGGCCTACAAGCTGCGGCGACCGCCCGGGGTCGGCGCCGACGAGAAGTGGGTGCACATCGATCTCTCGGAGCAGACGCTGGTGGCCTACGAGGGCGACGTGCCGGTGTTCGCGACGATGGTGTCGACCGGCAAGCAGCCGGGCATGACGCCGGTCGGCGTGCACCGGGTGCAGATCAAGCACATCGCCACCTCGATGCGCGATCAGCCGATCGAAGAGGAGGCGTACTCGATCGACGACGTGCCATGGACGCAGTACTTCCAGGGCAGCGTGGCGCTGCACGGCGCGTTCTGGCACGCCGGCTTCGGCATCGAGCGCAGTCACGGCTGCGTGAACCTCTCGCCGGCCGACGCGCGGTGGCTGTTCGGCTTCACCGAGCCGGCGCTGCCCGAGGGCTGGCACGCGATCGCCCCGTCGGGCTCGGCGAAGGGCAGCGCGGTGGTCGTGACCGAGTAG
- a CDS encoding PilZ domain-containing protein translates to MVERRSSVSLPRIGDGAATPRRLRLRGDARLVAMLVAGRGADESARLEVPSREAVALGDAVLVEIGLGALVDEVELDGVVVELRARDGGQAPLVVIAIPARHAAQLSYVESIVRGDRAPMPRAHRRIPCDVAVRWQCGELRQDSRARDLSRGGAFVLSHLQPLVGAMVTLEFEATATSPILRLQAQVSWIQRNPHDAGFGVHFVVRTREEAEHVQRMLRAHESAS, encoded by the coding sequence ATGGTGGAGCGCCGGTCCAGCGTCTCACTGCCGCGCATCGGCGACGGCGCCGCAACGCCTCGCCGGCTGCGCCTGCGTGGCGACGCCCGCCTGGTCGCGATGCTGGTGGCCGGCCGCGGGGCCGACGAGTCGGCGCGCCTCGAAGTGCCCTCGCGCGAGGCGGTCGCGCTCGGCGACGCGGTGCTGGTGGAGATCGGGCTCGGCGCGCTGGTCGACGAGGTCGAACTCGACGGCGTGGTGGTCGAGCTGCGCGCCCGCGACGGCGGACAGGCGCCGCTGGTGGTGATCGCGATCCCGGCGCGACACGCCGCCCAGCTCAGCTATGTCGAGTCGATCGTGCGCGGTGATCGTGCGCCGATGCCTCGCGCCCACCGCCGCATCCCCTGCGACGTCGCGGTGCGCTGGCAGTGCGGCGAGCTGCGCCAGGACAGCCGCGCCCGCGACCTCAGCCGCGGCGGTGCGTTCGTGCTCTCGCATCTGCAGCCGCTGGTGGGCGCGATGGTGACGCTCGAGTTCGAGGCCACCGCGACCTCGCCGATCCTGCGATTGCAGGCGCAGGTCTCGTGGATCCAACGCAATCCCCACGACGCCGGCTTCGGTGTGCACTTCGTGGTGCGAACCCGCGAAGAGGCCGAGCACGTCCAGCGCATGCTGCGGGCCCACGAGTCCGCGAGCTAG
- a CDS encoding peroxiredoxin has translation MPSWSLDGDDGVRWSSSSLAGSRYVLYFYPRDATPGCTVEACDFRDRHAAFEAAGVRVFGISSDTLASHAKFRAAQRLPFTLLSDPERAVASAFGVVGEKSMYGRKTIGVIRSTFVIGPDGRVEHAWSPVRVAGHAEAVRMAASA, from the coding sequence GTGCCGTCGTGGAGCCTCGATGGCGACGACGGCGTGCGTTGGTCGTCGAGCTCGCTGGCGGGCTCGCGCTACGTGCTCTACTTCTACCCGCGCGACGCAACGCCGGGTTGCACGGTCGAGGCCTGTGACTTCCGCGATCGCCACGCGGCCTTCGAGGCCGCGGGCGTGCGGGTGTTCGGCATCTCGAGCGACACGCTGGCGAGTCACGCGAAGTTCCGAGCGGCGCAGCGCCTGCCCTTCACACTGCTCAGCGATCCCGAGCGCGCGGTCGCATCGGCGTTCGGTGTGGTCGGTGAGAAGTCGATGTACGGTCGCAAGACGATCGGCGTCATCCGCAGCACGTTCGTGATCGGACCCGACGGGCGTGTCGAACACGCCTGGTCGCCGGTGCGCGTGGCTGGCCACGCCGAGGCCGTGCGCATGGCCGCGAGCGCCTGA
- a CDS encoding serine/threonine-protein phosphatase: protein MLRFDVFARTEVGCARERNEDSFLVLNLATGDTGLLPDVRTRDLLPPGTLVAVCDGMGGAAAGDLASKLALGALEQVVRAQGPIGSVDVAEATLLQAVTTANRTILDFAKAHPDKRGMGTTMTAALLFGDEIVIVQVGDSRAYLKRGHTLQQLTMDQNVVGQMIATGRISPDQARNVKQRNMLLEAIGVQEKVGPDLVRVRVQPGDIMLLCSDGLTGPLDDPRVLEILLRHEDPVPSSRALTEAACAAGGPDNVTVALVRFHGQTIAPVSTDATISFVRRTALA, encoded by the coding sequence ATGCTCCGCTTCGACGTGTTCGCCCGGACCGAGGTTGGCTGCGCCCGCGAGCGCAACGAGGACTCGTTCCTGGTGCTGAACCTCGCGACCGGCGACACCGGTCTGCTGCCCGACGTACGCACGCGGGATCTGCTGCCACCTGGCACCTTGGTCGCGGTCTGCGACGGCATGGGTGGCGCCGCAGCGGGCGACCTCGCGTCGAAGCTCGCGCTCGGTGCCCTCGAGCAGGTCGTGCGCGCACAGGGGCCGATCGGATCGGTCGACGTCGCCGAGGCCACGCTGCTGCAGGCGGTCACCACCGCCAACCGCACCATCCTCGACTTCGCCAAGGCCCACCCCGACAAGCGCGGCATGGGCACCACGATGACCGCGGCGCTGTTGTTCGGCGACGAGATCGTGATCGTGCAGGTCGGCGACTCGCGGGCGTACCTCAAGCGCGGGCACACGCTGCAGCAGCTCACGATGGATCAGAACGTGGTCGGGCAGATGATCGCGACCGGTCGCATCTCGCCCGATCAGGCGCGCAACGTGAAGCAGCGCAACATGTTGCTCGAGGCCATCGGCGTGCAAGAGAAGGTCGGACCCGATCTGGTGCGCGTGCGCGTGCAACCGGGCGACATCATGCTGCTGTGCAGCGACGGGCTGACCGGGCCGCTCGACGATCCGCGGGTGCTCGAGATCCTGCTGCGTCACGAGGACCCGGTGCCGAGCAGCCGCGCGCTGACCGAGGCCGCGTGTGCGGCCGGCGGGCCCGACAACGTCACCGTCGCGCTGGTCCGCTTCCACGGCCAGACCATCGCGCCGGTCTCGACCGACGCGACCATCTCGTTCGTGCGCCGCACCGCGCTGGCGTAG
- the tadA gene encoding Flp pilus assembly complex ATPase component TadA, with protein sequence MLRVVVHEKGGRTQRFNFEGDHFSVGREEDNDLVLDRVNVSKHHLRFRRHAAAVEVVDLGSTNGTYVNGRKVAEPRAVRRSDRIYVGDYILMLEGDDDAIAPLERAELLVTGADGRPSARAIAVPPHPASTEPLPPHIERMVGDGGDDSGLFTSARRMAAPGVQSSYLDRIANRVLQTVMVNLHALDPVLAQDIGESEREEAITLVDGLIAQMRQAGEIEEGVDVDTLRISIVRELVEYGPLGELMKDPQVQEIEIVGNAPIRVVRDGGTSGQLEVLDRRFSGDRALVLTAQRLARKWGFFSEGTQILEGKVEHGFTMYALLPPTQVRAAVVHLRRNRTDANNLNALCDEGVLSSDMAELLQAAIRGCRRILIVASGATNLDRFMGAVTGEIPEEFRVMTISDTGMLGTSRTGWVQVRRIGDVADGVALSDALGVVLRGGVDMLVSQRARHEDAATVMDAFAGATRGAIVSLWGIDSAHGLWRMAGLSTVASGAISALMTSLARSLDLLVRLSVGVGGEPMQVIEIIEPRVKEGGELEHLPIFRAHRSASGATEFKPTGAVPSFVRKLAEGGIAVPTRIFKAAAP encoded by the coding sequence GTGTTGCGCGTCGTCGTGCACGAGAAGGGTGGCCGCACCCAGCGGTTCAACTTCGAAGGTGACCACTTCTCGGTCGGCCGCGAAGAGGACAACGACCTCGTGCTCGATCGCGTCAACGTGTCGAAGCACCACCTGCGCTTTCGCAGGCACGCCGCCGCGGTCGAGGTCGTCGATCTCGGCAGCACCAACGGCACCTACGTGAACGGCCGCAAGGTCGCCGAGCCCCGCGCGGTGCGGCGCTCGGATCGCATCTACGTCGGCGACTACATCCTCATGCTCGAGGGCGACGACGACGCCATCGCGCCGCTCGAGCGCGCGGAGCTGCTGGTGACCGGCGCCGACGGACGTCCGTCGGCCCGTGCCATCGCGGTGCCGCCCCATCCCGCCAGCACCGAGCCGCTGCCGCCCCACATCGAGCGCATGGTCGGCGACGGCGGCGACGACAGCGGGCTGTTCACGTCGGCGCGGCGGATGGCCGCACCGGGCGTGCAGAGTAGCTACCTCGACCGCATCGCCAACCGCGTGCTGCAGACCGTGATGGTCAACCTGCACGCGCTCGATCCGGTGCTGGCCCAGGACATCGGCGAGTCCGAGCGCGAGGAGGCCATCACACTGGTCGACGGGCTCATCGCGCAGATGCGGCAGGCCGGCGAGATCGAAGAGGGCGTCGACGTCGACACGCTGCGCATCAGCATCGTGCGCGAGCTGGTCGAGTACGGCCCGCTCGGCGAGCTGATGAAAGACCCGCAGGTGCAGGAGATCGAGATCGTCGGCAACGCGCCGATCCGGGTCGTCCGCGACGGCGGCACCTCGGGCCAGCTCGAGGTGCTCGATCGGCGCTTCTCGGGCGACCGCGCGCTGGTGCTGACCGCCCAACGCCTGGCCCGCAAGTGGGGCTTCTTCAGCGAGGGCACGCAGATCCTCGAGGGCAAGGTCGAGCACGGCTTCACGATGTACGCCCTGCTGCCGCCGACCCAGGTCCGCGCCGCGGTCGTGCACCTGCGACGCAACCGCACCGACGCCAACAACCTCAACGCGCTGTGCGACGAGGGCGTGCTGTCGAGCGACATGGCCGAGCTGCTGCAGGCCGCGATCCGCGGCTGCCGACGCATCCTCATCGTGGCCTCGGGCGCGACCAACCTCGACCGCTTCATGGGCGCGGTGACGGGCGAGATCCCGGAGGAGTTCCGGGTCATGACGATCTCGGACACCGGCATGCTCGGCACCTCCCGCACCGGCTGGGTGCAGGTGCGTCGCATCGGCGACGTGGCCGACGGGGTCGCGCTCTCGGATGCGCTCGGGGTCGTGCTGCGCGGCGGCGTCGACATGCTGGTGTCGCAGCGTGCCCGCCACGAGGATGCCGCGACCGTGATGGACGCCTTCGCCGGCGCGACGCGGGGCGCGATCGTGTCGCTGTGGGGCATCGACTCCGCCCACGGGCTGTGGCGCATGGCCGGCCTGTCGACCGTGGCCTCGGGGGCGATCTCGGCCCTGATGACCTCGCTGGCGCGCTCGCTCGACCTGCTGGTGCGGCTCTCGGTCGGGGTCGGTGGTGAGCCCATGCAGGTCATCGAGATCATCGAGCCGCGCGTGAAAGAGGGCGGCGAGCTCGAGCACCTGCCGATCTTCCGCGCCCACCGCAGCGCCAGCGGAGCGACCGAGTTCAAGCCGACCGGGGCGGTGCCGAGCTTCGTGCGCAAGCTGGCCGAGGGCGGCATCGCGGTGCCGACGCGGATCTTCAAGGCAGCCGCACCGTGA
- a CDS encoding peptidylprolyl isomerase — MKVAPDTVVTLSYDITNEAGEIIENSDISGPISFLAGRSGLIPGLDKRLVGMEAGTEATFEFPPEEAFGRAGDGPTRQLSRREFPAEAKLEVGAQFEAGAGGQTVRLRVVDCDADTVTVRFIHPLADQKITMGVRVEAVRPATAAERESGRVQSAPPPPKK; from the coding sequence ATGAAGGTCGCGCCCGACACCGTCGTCACGCTCAGCTACGACATCACGAACGAGGCCGGAGAGATCATCGAGAACTCGGACATCAGCGGTCCGATCTCGTTCCTCGCGGGCCGCTCGGGGCTGATCCCCGGCCTCGACAAGCGCCTGGTCGGCATGGAGGCCGGCACCGAGGCGACCTTCGAGTTCCCGCCCGAGGAGGCCTTCGGCCGCGCCGGCGACGGCCCCACGCGGCAGCTGTCGCGGCGCGAGTTCCCGGCCGAGGCCAAGCTCGAGGTCGGTGCGCAGTTCGAGGCCGGCGCCGGCGGGCAGACCGTGCGACTGCGCGTGGTCGACTGCGATGCCGACACCGTCACGGTGCGCTTCATCCACCCGCTGGCGGATCAGAAGATCACGATGGGCGTGCGGGTCGAGGCCGTGCGCCCGGCGACCGCGGCCGAGCGCGAGAGCGGCCGGGTGCAGAGCGCTCCGCCGCCGCCGAAGAAGTGA
- a CDS encoding FkbM family methyltransferase — protein MALLRALSRSIKHLRERAAGLSRRVDFELPCQGLGSEYGRHAVCLERIRPGAVVYSFGLGLDISFDLELIDRTGAMVFGFDPTPRSIAYVKQQALPVGFELREYGVGDHDGVVTFHAPENPEHISHSMVARKGAATHEFPIKRLSTIMREHGHRRLDVLKMDVEGAEYDVLDQLIAQKLDIDQLLIEFHHQLPGIPPARTARALQALRDGGWGVVHVAANLREFSLARR, from the coding sequence ATGGCCCTGCTGCGCGCGCTCTCGCGATCGATCAAGCACCTGCGCGAGCGGGCCGCGGGGCTCTCACGTCGCGTGGACTTCGAGCTGCCGTGCCAAGGCCTCGGCAGCGAGTACGGCCGCCACGCGGTGTGCCTCGAGCGCATCCGCCCCGGTGCAGTGGTCTACTCGTTCGGACTCGGGCTCGACATCAGCTTCGATCTCGAGCTCATCGATCGCACCGGTGCGATGGTGTTCGGCTTCGATCCCACGCCGCGTTCGATCGCCTACGTGAAGCAACAGGCGCTGCCGGTGGGCTTCGAGCTGCGCGAGTACGGCGTGGGTGATCACGACGGCGTGGTCACCTTCCACGCGCCGGAGAACCCCGAGCACATCTCGCACTCGATGGTCGCGCGCAAGGGCGCGGCGACCCACGAGTTCCCCATCAAGCGGCTGTCGACCATCATGCGCGAGCACGGCCACCGCCGCCTCGACGTGCTCAAGATGGACGTCGAGGGCGCCGAGTACGACGTGCTCGATCAGCTGATTGCACAGAAGCTCGACATCGATCAGCTGCTCATCGAGTTCCATCACCAGCTGCCCGGCATCCCACCGGCCCGCACTGCGCGGGCGCTGCAGGCCCTGCGTGACGGCGGCTGGGGCGTGGTGCACGTGGCCGCGAACCTGCGCGAGTTCTCGCTCGCACGACGGTGA
- a CDS encoding FHA domain-containing protein, whose protein sequence is MCGSDVASESPGCGVCGYAFARSSPSNIGGLKCARCGSPVENGFDFCPICGQNQRERFARPDTRIIQVDADPLPPDRTVAAPPGGPAPPVGVVMPPAVMMPPAVAVPTPAVMPGVAAAAPVAAAMPPPLLTMPGATPPMAPMPAQTGATQFADGPPLPRPPGFDAPPPSSGVDRTVAAPAVLRRPEVDEADHTIPVPPGRSRPAIEAPAHPPATEDAPTTAFDPRQLAAAVAIAQADQARRGEEQTREGVQPMGPWSKSSPSQPVVGARGQSSAPTNPGSQTPRLVLVGRDGSEGDKFAVVGDRLTIGRRSADVLFADDDFLSPTHARIERQGDHYWLVDTGSQNGVFLRIHGTSPIYPGDSFMVGHQLLRVENVDGPTEEQPPDELGTRLFGTPLQPAWGKLAVLGRGGIRGDAYGLRGARLVIGRESGDIIFPNDPFLSREHARLRLELNGATMSVFLEDLNSANGTYIRIRGAAELHNRDTFRIGDQIIRLRLD, encoded by the coding sequence ATGTGCGGCTCCGACGTCGCCAGCGAATCGCCTGGTTGCGGCGTCTGCGGCTATGCGTTCGCACGCAGCAGCCCGAGCAACATCGGCGGGTTGAAGTGTGCACGGTGTGGATCGCCGGTGGAGAACGGCTTCGACTTCTGCCCGATCTGCGGCCAGAACCAACGCGAGCGCTTCGCCCGACCTGACACTCGAATCATCCAGGTCGATGCGGATCCGTTGCCACCCGATCGCACCGTCGCCGCGCCACCGGGTGGGCCGGCGCCACCGGTGGGGGTCGTGATGCCGCCGGCCGTGATGATGCCGCCGGCGGTCGCGGTGCCGACGCCCGCCGTGATGCCGGGCGTCGCCGCGGCTGCGCCCGTCGCGGCCGCGATGCCGCCGCCGCTGCTGACGATGCCGGGTGCGACCCCGCCGATGGCTCCGATGCCCGCGCAGACCGGCGCCACGCAGTTCGCCGACGGGCCGCCGCTGCCGCGGCCACCGGGCTTCGACGCCCCGCCACCGTCGTCGGGGGTCGATCGCACGGTCGCGGCGCCTGCGGTGCTGCGCCGCCCCGAGGTCGACGAGGCCGATCACACGATCCCGGTGCCGCCCGGCCGATCGCGCCCGGCGATCGAGGCGCCCGCGCACCCACCCGCCACCGAGGACGCGCCCACCACCGCGTTCGATCCGCGTCAGCTCGCCGCCGCCGTCGCGATCGCCCAGGCGGATCAGGCCCGCCGGGGCGAGGAGCAGACCCGCGAGGGCGTGCAGCCGATGGGGCCGTGGTCGAAGTCGTCGCCGTCGCAGCCGGTCGTCGGCGCGCGCGGGCAGTCGTCGGCGCCGACCAACCCGGGCTCGCAGACACCGCGGCTGGTGCTGGTCGGTCGCGACGGCAGCGAGGGCGACAAGTTCGCGGTCGTCGGTGATCGACTGACCATCGGTCGCCGCTCGGCCGACGTGCTGTTCGCCGACGACGACTTCCTCTCACCGACGCACGCCCGCATCGAGCGGCAGGGCGATCACTACTGGTTGGTCGACACCGGCTCGCAGAACGGGGTCTTCCTCCGCATCCACGGCACCTCGCCGATCTACCCCGGCGACTCCTTCATGGTCGGCCACCAGCTCCTGCGGGTCGAGAACGTCGATGGCCCCACCGAGGAGCAACCCCCCGACGAGCTGGGCACGCGGCTGTTCGGCACGCCGCTGCAGCCGGCGTGGGGCAAGCTGGCGGTGCTCGGCCGCGGCGGCATCCGCGGGGATGCCTACGGCCTGCGGGGCGCCCGGCTCGTGATCGGCCGCGAGTCGGGCGACATCATCTTCCCCAACGACCCGTTCCTCAGCCGCGAGCACGCCCGTCTGCGGCTCGAGCTCAACGGCGCGACCATGTCGGTCTTCCTCGAGGATCTGAACTCGGCCAACGGCACCTACATCCGCATCCGCGGCGCCGCCGAGCTGCACAACCGGGACACTTTCCGGATCGGCGATCAGATCATACGCTTACGGCTGGACTGA